The following is a genomic window from Lycorma delicatula isolate Av1 chromosome 6, ASM4794821v1, whole genome shotgun sequence.
ttgtataaaatgaattattcaaacctatcaaatattttatatatttaggtaTTACTTTCAATCAATATTAAAACGTTTATATCCAATGAAAATTCACTACAAcctattactttaaataaacatCTAGATTTTATTAGAATGCTAAAAATTCAGATTAAGCAGGGGTAAAGCTACCAGCAATAATAGTGTTTGCTGAGAGTTCTAAAAAGTAACATACAGCATTTCCACAATCCATACTTTtagaagaatgttttaaaaatacaatcattgtcattacatacatattttaaggTAGATTTTCTGTTAGAATAAaggtaattctatttttaaaaataaacttttaaacaaggTCATACTTGTATTAATATCTTGTACACTTATATTacttctattttcaaaattatttatactactgtTAAGAGATTACACGCAATACATTTTAGGTTAGTTATAAATAGGCTATTTTCCATTGGCAAGTTTCATTGTaggattttctttcataaaaaatttaatgaagattttagataaaaaccttttcttttttttaagtagacatacataaaatttaatgtataacattagatataaaaagtatttgcatatacaatataatattctttcagcctctgcaaagcatagaattagagaaacattcttacctttaattttttacttcatcaaaacgcttttgggcctaagcccatcctcagtgatatcttttataaattctttaactgtttaaaatttatacaataactatattaagattttacattttgtaaaaattgttttttaaaataaaaataaattaaaaaaatctttataacatttaaaataaatttagaacaaatatttgttgggtcaagaatgaaaaaaaattctttttataaaacagaatttctttaggcttatttattttagatactaCAAGTATTGTCTGGCAAGATAACtaaaatgagttattaaaaaaatataactttttcataaaaaccCACTAAACTAGgcttaaaaaattttccttaatggTTTCACAGgaatgaaaaagaatttcattccTGAAAGTGTTTCTCTAATTTTGTGGTTTGTGGAGGCTGAAAGAATATGATATTGCATATATAGATATTTACATACAGAGGAAAAAAATGAACTGTAACAAGTTTAAcctagatatatttataaaaagtattattaagaaatattttacaaattaaaaaatattgtttataattaattcagtactaattttcaaaattcttcatcataaaatgaagtacaattaatttttggttttaactgtattattttattttgctagtaaatattaattacctATTATTCAGGGTTACATATAACCTGACACAGATTTGAAGTCCAATaatggaacggaacggaacgcaaaagtggcgggagtatcacaaATTCTCCcatcgaatcgcagagcctggacagtgtcccttgctgctgtatgattctgattctgtaatcgggcgtgtttcaagggtttattttaatgtcgggtctaagtttcaagttttgttatattcCAATAAGAAATCCATAGTTTTCCTTGAAAGAAACTTTCTCATCCTGAACAATtacatataattacaataattaaatttatcttaggttttataaacaattatcagTAATAACAGATTAAATCAATTCCATTCTATATATTTAACACCTCTCATTCACATTTGTCTCTgatattaatgaatgattttgGTTAATGAATGGATTTTTAATAtccaggaaaaaaaattacactacgCTTATATTTCCacccccatatatatatatatatatatatatatcttatacgaTGGCTTGGTGGTAAAACTGACAAActccaattttttcataaatgaaattatctGCATCTAGCAGTTGTTGACTGAGGTATCTTTCAGCGGCAAAAATGTCTAAGTCCAATTCAACCATGCTAAAATGACCAACCAATTCAACAAtgtatgaaacatttaaaattttaccagtaAAAGTAAGAGATATTTGAGAGTTTTAACCCTGTAAACACTTGTCTTTCTAAAAGTAAAACTGTTCAACTCCACTTGGTCAATATCGTTACTAGCTTCATCTCACTGAGCAATATTTATAGTTGGTGAAACTGAACAAGTCCCATTCAGTCAGTTTTATCACTAAATTTCTACCATTTTGCAACTTATAGTTAGCTGACCAGCATAGCCTTTCACTTTGTTATACTCAAAATGGAAACGCATTAGTGTAATTGTGGTGATTTTATCAAGAGCCATTTTTATGTACAGATCAGTAATCTTGGAGATCAGAGGAGATCTTGGAGAGAATCagagaaaaaagaagtttttggcaAAATACTGTGAAGAGAAGGGATAAACTTATTGGCCATATTGAGCATCACAACagcttatcaaaaataataatagagggTTACAATAAGGGAAAAGAAGACAAGGAAGAAAAAGActttaatatatatgaaacaaattgCTAATGATATAGTTTATAGCTCCTATGAGGAGATAAACGGAGAGTGCAGAGTAAAACAGAATAGAAGACCACTACAAAACAATCTGAGGATTGTTAacttaagaagaagaagaagtagaagaagaacagtagattattaataaattgtatttcccgttcataattgtttttcttttttattaattaatcatcatcTCAACTATAAGTATGCTTATCCGACTGTAACATACAACAGTGTATCTTGAAAAAATGAATGGACATTCAAGAATGTCTTTTGTGTTATTGACAAATTATCAAAAGAAGGTTctgcatttaaaaagtaaaatttatcatagaagtaaattttatttaagtaaaacaattaattgaaaCATTAACAGTTCTCTAAATGTTATAAACGCACATcagatcacaaaaaaattctgtaaactgTTATATCAATTTTGTACATATTATGTTATCAGCTGATTTATTGTTGTtgccaaatattaaaattatgtttatcaaaagttaagaaatatgGACTTGGCCGGTTTTACTATTAAGCTGTTGATATATTAATGTGaaagtttgtctgtctgttcaAGAGCATCATGTTGTTTGTTTTCTAGAACAAAcagatcgattgctttcaaattttcaggatacattcgtgttatcccaggaaaggatTTTAGCAATAGATCAAGGTTCTCAGCCctataaagatattcattaaagaaagaattattccttttacttcattatatttctttcacaacggtaacagaaatataatgaagtaaaatgactaatatttttttctttaatgaatatctgtaaaacatttaatattctcacaaccatgaggataatgaacaagttgagggtccagggggcagagcccctGGCTAGATGGTCTGGCAAGCAAAGCAAGCCATGACTAACTAGttgaatatatataattgattataaataaaaaaaatccatcagtatcatatattttgttactaCAGTGAAATTAACATCATGCAAAATTACTGAccatattaatattcttattttgtaaattgtaattggtgtgtattgtatattttttgttattaaaaattatctggtAGTTATATGTGTTCAAACTACAATAAGTAAGTTAAgactaaattttgaaaatagtatttgtctattaataagatattttagaaCTTCTAATCTAGAAAATGGAAATTCAGATGGTGTTTCTGTTTAGAATTCTAGTTTAATGAGAaaaagggtttcaaaaaaaaaaacatgtcaacCCCAACccaataaggaaatttttttaattaaaaaataatttacaaagggccaattttctgttatcaaaataaattaaaaaaaaaaaattaataaattatttcatttctaaacaattttttttcagttttgcctGTACCACTGAAGTAGTACAGTATACTTTTAGTATTGTAGTTTTAATAGAAAGTTATAATAGCATTACCTAAACGTAAGTAATTATACACAGCCTGTTTAATctaactgtattaaaataaaattgagtaaaTCCCTATctgataataacttttatttataatatattgaacttaacctaaaaataatcacaaattattctgtactttagtaattaaaagatactatcaatatatatatatatatatatatatatatatatatatatatatatattaattttaaaaatatacatatttttttttaactaaaacaagGTATTATAGTAAAGGTTTaacattaatgataattttatagtttactcAATTCACCTCCACAAatcaccaattatttttttttacaatatcaataatagttaaataattaatagttacaGAAAGACCACaattatatctaaattataaTAGGCTATTTAGTTTAGAATTATGTATTACTATAGTCAGTAATTAtagatacatattttaaaacaattttgttatacaCTTTTTCTTGATGATGTCTGTTTCAAAAGTCTAAGATGTCGTCTTCGTCTTCTATTATGTACCTTATGCTAGACATCACGTAACTGATAATCAGTGGAGCTTGATCGTGATGAGCTACTCGATAAGTTGTGTTCGGGTAATGTAGCCATATTTGAATATAAGACATCATCTTCGATGTCAGATGAAGGTGAGGGAGGAGAAAGCGCTTCTTGTAACTGTCTAAATTCTTGTATACTTTCATTCAGTGACCATAATTGTGATAATAATGACAAATCCAGTTCTCTTAAGCTGTACTGTAATCAagcaaagaaaacagaaaaattaattaaaatcttttttttgtataagtatgcacaatatacatatgcatatataattttagagtatacatacaatttaatacaaaaacaatagtatGAACTTCTGCATTAAGTACAGATCTTctgcggttaagaaaaataattgccaTGCTCAGTGCAGACTATAACACATaaggtatttctaaaaaaaaacaattaaattctattttatgctGACATCTTTTCTCATGTCACTTGTTCAGATATCACAGCTTCCTTGTTAAAGTATGAAAATTGGAATATtctagattataataaaataaaatgtatgcttATCGACATGAACATCACTGATATTTAGgcttactgaaaatatttaaaattagtttcatcGCCAGATGTAGTTTTTGTAACTTAGAGGATCAAAGAAATATtgtagagtaaaaaataaaattgtttactttaaataaataaaaacgtatggCTGATGTAGCCACGAAGATTCTTTTATGTAAATtctacataatttacaaaaataaagaaactgatATGGTTGATAATGAAGATAGATTAATACAACTACTGAATAGGGGCAATATACAAATAATTCAATGGTTTTACATAGAaggattacatttatttattgctttgtacagtctaaaaatttttcttatggataattaatatacataaaacactTCATgatcagaattgctttctctgagagtattgatgtttaataatcaacctgttcttatttaaaaaaaataatcaagttattttatttaaaaaaaaattatgtttaaattttatttccaatcaTTCAAATAGAACTGTATATAGctgaagtttattttcttttttaagtaataaagagaaaatagaaTGGAATACTAATATACACTCCATGATtactattttacaaaaagatatgATGAGAATGTTTACGTACGAGACAGTCGGTggattttatttctacattaaattttacaatgtagtttataataaaataactaaaaacatttaggcaaaaaaaaaaaaatggttaaaaatgttttgtgtttttataatgcaaggaatacataaatattttccacataatctttcaaaaattatctttagtCTCTGAAGGATGTACATATATGGATTagaagtaaaagttttaaaaggaaCAAAGAGGATTAGGTTAgagaaatgaataaatgaataccAATAAAACTAATTACAACATAACTGAATTAAGTCGTACCACAAAAGAAAGGGCGAAATTATCCTTTATCTTTAAATGGATgacaattcttttatatttaaatggtttacaatttctaaataatatcGCTAATACATTTGGCTGTGTTTAAATAGCATATAATGGAAAGTACAAAAATAAGGTGAATAAGGAGGGGATAATAAAAACGGAAACCAGTAAGATAGTCTTCAACTGACTTATGTCCATCAAGGAAGACATGGAAGGTGTATCATAATCATTCATTTAATGACATGTTTATATACTATGATACCAGCTGCACATAGGTATCTTAAAAGCTATTTCATTACTACAGCAATGCATTAGAAAAGAAACATAGAAACACGcatgcgttaaaaaaaaaagataaatataaaattaacaagtaaCAGTTTccgtatttttaattacagaaaaatacacaatttaaatactgttattttatttctgtacaaTAACAATAACTGTGCTACTGATCAACTAG
Proteins encoded in this region:
- the LOC142325994 gene encoding leucine repeat adapter protein 25-like isoform X1, with translation MASLQGLPPLPKSLSGANLLENSNLPEQLRLQHAQHSGPTQPPPLESKRMPPPPPPRKLTTLDTQLAILRKEMYSLRELDLSLLSQLWSLNESIQEFRQLQEALSPPSPSSDIEDDVLYSNMATLPEHNLSSSSSRSSSTDYQLRDV